A window of the Loxodonta africana isolate mLoxAfr1 chromosome 3, mLoxAfr1.hap2, whole genome shotgun sequence genome harbors these coding sequences:
- the LOC100668698 gene encoding olfactory receptor 7G2-like: MEPRNQTSVSEFLLLTLTDDPELQPLLFSLFLSIYLVTVLGNLLIILAVSSDSHLHTPMYFFLANLSFTDICFSTTTIPKMLVNLQVQNQSITYADCLTQVCFVLIFVSLESFLLGVMAYDRYVAICHPLMYTVIMNPRHCGLLILLSLFIATVDALIHSLMVLRLSFCTDWAIPYFFCEVLQITKVACSDTLLNNVFLYLAATILGGVSLSGIIFSYTQIFSSILRMSSVGGKYKAFSTCGSHLSVVSLFYGTGLGTYISAAFTHTSGKTAVASMMYTMVTPMMNPFIYSLRNRDVKGALRNIIRCISGFQ; the protein is encoded by the coding sequence ATGGAGCCTAGAAACCAAACAAGTGTTTCAGAATTCCTTCTCCTAACACTGACAGACGACCCAGAACTGCAGCCCCTCCTCTTTAGCTTGTTTCTGTCCATATATCTGGTCACTGTCCTGGGGAACCTGCTCATCATCCTGGCTGTCAGCTCTgactcccacctccacacccccatgtatttcttccttgccaatctgtccTTTACTGACATCTGTTTCAGCACCACCACGATtccaaagatgctggtgaacctcCAAGTACAGAATCAGAGCATCACGTATGCAGACTGCCTCACCCAGGTCTGctttgtcctgatttttgttagtTTGGAAAGCTTTCTTCTTGgagtaatggcctatgaccgctatgtggccatttgtcacCCACTGATGTATACAGTCATCATGAACCCCCGTCACTGTGGTCTGCTGATTCTACTCTCCTTGTTCATTGCCACTGTGGATGCCTTGATCCATAGCCTGATGGTATTGCGTCTGTCTTTCTGCACAGATTGGGCAATTCCCTACTTCTTCTGTGAAGTTCTCCAGATCACCAAGGTTGCCTGTTCTGATACCCTCCTCAATAACGTCTTCTTATATTTGGCAGCTACCATACTGGGTGGTGTTTCTCTCTCTGGAATCATTTTTTCTTATACTCAAATtttctcctccattttgagaATGTCTTCAGTGGGTGGAAAGTATAAGGCTTTTTCCACCTGTGGGTCTCATCTCTCAGTTGTTTCCTTGTTCTATGGGACAGGCTTAGGTACATATATTAGTGCTGCATTTACACACACTTCCGGGAAGACTGCAGTAGCTTCAATGATGTACACTATGGTAACTCCCATGATGAACCCCTTcatctacagcctgagaaacCGGGATGTGAAGGGAGCCCTGAGGAACATTATCAGGTGCATATCTGGTTTTCAGTGA